In Lolium rigidum isolate FL_2022 chromosome 3, APGP_CSIRO_Lrig_0.1, whole genome shotgun sequence, the genomic window AGACATCTAGGAGACCAATTCTCTGAGAGTTAAGAAATTCCCTGTGAGTAATAAGCATGTTTAGATAAAGGACTTGGTGTACTCATGGAGGGTGGAGAAATTCGTATGAGTGATGATAGAAACATGTTAAACTCCCTCCGTCCATCAAAGAATGTCCTAGATTTTATCtagatttgaatgtatctatatactaaagTGCATCTAGATACCGAAAATACCAAACGGAACCTGgatgcgcgcgcacccaggtatgaaaaattcaaaataacactatttcaaagtttcagaaaaatttgaaataaaattttgcatgcACATATTATGTAGATAATTACTCgtgtaagttttcacgaaaaaatgcgaTTGTAtgcgacctacacaaaaatgagaaAATGGAAATTCCTATACAAATCCAAACATTATAatgtcatttggacattttgtcatttcgtATAGGCCACATACAAttgtatttttccgtgaaaagtTACACGAGTaaatatcaacataatatgtacaagcaaaattttatttcaatttttttttaaaaaatttaaatagcatttttttcaatttttgaaaaaCTGGttggcgcgcacccaggttccaaaaATGCATGTGAATCTAGATACATCTTTAGATAAACTATAAACATTGTTTTATGGACAAAGGTAGTAAATGACATGTACGCCTCTAAACGTCTCGTGCATCATATAAGTGACATAAGCCATCGAAAATGGTGAGTGGAatatgggtgcgcgcgcacccatttacgaaaagttcaaaaaatgctatttaaaagttctccaaaaaatgtgaagtaaatttttacatgtagatattatattgatacttactcgtgtgtgtttttacggaaaaataccattgtgtgtgacctacacaaaaatgacaaaatgcaaatttctattcctgtgaatagtacaaattcctgttcactattctcgtttggatattttgtcatttttatgcaggccacacacaatgatattttttcgtgaaaactcacgcgagtaagtatcaacataatatgtacatgcaaaattttacttcacatttttttgcaacttttaaatagcatttttttgaacttttcgtaaatgggtgcgcgcgcacccaggttccattcgtcCGGGTCGCATAAGCCATACTTAATTTTAGGTCATTCTTACCAATCCTTGCAAGATTTTTCTTTCCAccatttttttttatcattatcttATTTATTAATGCTCCATCCTCCCAAAATATGTCTAGGTTCGAGCTTCTATGTATAAGTAGAGCAAAATATTGAAATGTTTTAGAAATATCAATATATTACAAAGACATGTatttcatgataaatatagttttATTGATTTCATATATTGATTTCATATAGTAGATGTTCATATTTTTTACAACttggtcaatttttttttgacatgtaCAACTTGGTCAATTGTTTGACCGAGAAAGTACTAGCAAATGTTTCTTCCAAAAGACTCCGCAGTAATTCTTTTTTTACAGGTACAGTTCCTCCTTTTGGCGAGAGGGTGTGTGAAATTATGAGTTTTTTAAATGGTATATCTCAAATTTCCCTATTTGCCCCCTCGGTCACGCGGGTTGCACGTGAGCCCTGTATCGTGTAACCTAGTTGCTGCCCTGCCCGGCTGGCGGCTGCCCCCTTTCTCAAAGCGGCGGCGCTTCCTCGTCTCCACCTCAgacagagacagagagagagagagagaggtgtagCCAtggcgtgggaggaagaggagttGGAAGAGCAGCGCGAGGAGGAGATGGAAgcgtcggaggaggaagaggaggacgtggTGGTGGGGCAGATGCCGACGTTCATGGTGCCGAAGCACATCAATAAGCGCGCCCTCAAGAACAAGGCCCTCTCCGTCTCCCTCGACAAGAAGGCCCTCAAGTACGCTACCTCTCCGCCTTCCTTCGATTCTCCGCATCTTAGCGCCGCAGGATTTTCCGCGGCACGGCGCGATTCGTGTGCTTGCGTAGCCTCCGGTGGCTTTTAGGTTTTCTGTAACGCGAATCTTGGGTTTGCAGGGATTTCGTGACTGGGTTtcacaagaggaagaagaagagaagaaaggaggcgaatAAGATTACGGAGGAGAAAGAGAGACGGAAGCGGATCGAGGCGCGCAAGAAGGTGAGAAGCTCTCAGAACAAGATTGTGCTTTCCTGTGTTCTTATGCTTCTTTGGTACTGTTCTGTTTGTGTAGTAACTGATGATAAAGCCAAATTGTTGGAGAAGATTGATTAACAATTGTGGTCCTATTGCAAAAAATCCTTGTGTAGCATTATCTTCCCAACCGACTGTAGGATCCTTCTAGGTGAATGGTTCATTTAGCAGCTGGTGATGTATGCTAAATGCTGTGCTCTATCCAACATTTGGAGAGATCTAGGAAGAACTGAATCATCAGAATGAAACAAATTGAAAGctcaatggccacatagccactggTTTTTATACTGAAACATGGGATGCATTTATATTAGGTTAATGTCTGTAATAACTGATAGGCATCGCTAGTGGAGCAGTGAAAAAAGGGATGGTGAAAGGAAGATACCTATTCTTGTCGATCATGTAATGCATCCTCAATGTTTTTAATTGTGTGATGGTTCCTGCTGTCTATTATGGGAAACATGTATGAGGAATCACTAGAAACCAGATTCTGCTGTTAGACTTATGGATGATTTGACCAAACAAGAATGCTAGGGTCGTCACTGGGGAGCAGGGGCTTAATGTCatttcaagtagatcatgttaagACTGTCTACTGTGTGTGTCCAACATAGATATCATGCTGTTTACTGTCTGTGTGCACACATAAATATTGTGAACACGACTCCAGGTAGCGGCCTGTTTGTTTTACTGACTAGTATGATTTTATTTTCAGAGAAAGGAAGAAAAAGAGATTGCCCTATATGGTAAAGTTCTGTCATCATCAGATACTGCTGATGCTGAAGCTGGTGATGGAATGGGTGATGACTTACCTGCTCCTGCGCCTGGTGAGTACAATGACTAGATTGAACAGCAGTTCCTGCCATGCCACCTTGTTAACGCTTACCGCCTGTCCACCATGATGTTTGATCCAGTTGTGCATTCATTCCTTTGCTTATGTAGAGATCAAAACCTACGAAGATGGCGGGACTAGAATAACAGTAGTCACCAGTGAAATTACCCCCGAAGACGACGACCTTGGCCCGAGACCCGCGTCAACGAGCTACGCTAAGAAGAATCCCTCTGCCGTGGCTGGCGCCAAGAAGAACCCCAGTCTAGGTGTAAAGAAGCAGAAGCCGCCACCAAAGAGgcaatacaagaagaacaagagtAAGTCGAAGAAGGTGGACACCAGCAGGCGAAAGAACAAAGGAAAGAACTGACCCCTGTAGACTTCTTCTTAGTTGCATTTTAAAGATAAGGTTGGTCTGTGGTCTGTATTCTGTTCCTTGGTAATCATTCATAGGAGGCTTGTTTGTTGAATTGCGCTGAGATTCTGGCTATATCATGGAAAGGTCGGAGGAAATTCTGTTTTGCTCACCTCAGCCAGCATATGTTGCTAGAGTAATCCCTTGTGTTTGTGATAACTGTTTTTGGTTTCCTTGCCGATTTTCTCAGGTTTGGTTGATCAACTGGAAAATGAATGTTAGATGGCAGATTGTGTCTTGATCATAGTAGCGAGCATTATATGTTGTATGTCTCGATCATAAACATGAGCAACTTATCAAACAGTGGCTTGGAATCTCACAGAAGAAACGAAATCAATTCTTTTGAACTTGGCTAAACTGATCTCCCGCCAGCGTGGTTGTCCAGACCTGGTGTCTGCCTGCACACTGACACGAAAAGCTGAAACTCCATGGCTTCAGCCATGCCGAGCACCTCGACGGAGGGCGTCTTCCACCTCGGCCGTGGCAGGGGGACGTCGGGGTAACCGCGGCCGCGTCTGGTGCACCGGAAGTGGAGCCCGAGCTAGGAGAATCAGCCGACCAGGGAAGCAATGCGATTTCTTTTTTTGGTTGTTTAATTCTGGGTTAGACGTGCGAAACCGCCGTGCGGTGCCACTCCTCCTGCTTCCTTCCTCCCGGAAATGGCGCACCACCTCCTCTCCACTCCTCCTCTCCACCACTACTTTACTTTGCAATCCCTCCACTCCGTCgggctcctcttcctccacccccCGATCGATCGGATCCCGCTCCTCCACCACCGCGACACACGGCGCACCGCAGTCCGCCATCCCGATCCCGCGGCGGAGAATTTCGAGTTTGATGCGACGACGGGCCGGCGGGGGTGGTGAATGCAGCAGAGTAGGCGGAAGGAGCAGCAGCAACGATGATGCTTGGGCTCGTGCAGCTGCTCGTCGGATTCGTCGTCGCCTGGGAGACCCTCGAGTTCGTCCTCCGCTacggcctcctcctctccgccctCAAGCTCCTCGTCAttgtgggcttcgtcgccgcggcCTCATGTCTAGCCTTCCTGTATGCCCCTCTTTTCCGTTAGTTTTGTTCTTCTGAAAAAAAAACATGTTCCATCGCTGTTGCATTGTTCTATTTTGTTGGAATTGGGGTGatatattttcaaaatttgttgGAATCCAAATGCAGCTTGCTTGCCAAGGCTCTGACATGGGTGCTCCGCCGCGTCGCCAAGCTCTCCATCGGGTGCCG contains:
- the LOC124698348 gene encoding nucleolar protein 12 — translated: MAWEEEELEEQREEEMEASEEEEEDVVVGQMPTFMVPKHINKRALKNKALSVSLDKKALKDFVTGFHKRKKKRRKEANKITEEKERRKRIEARKKRKEEKEIALYGKVLSSSDTADAEAGDGMGDDLPAPAPEIKTYEDGGTRITVVTSEITPEDDDLGPRPASTSYAKKNPSAVAGAKKNPSLGVKKQKPPPKRQYKKNKSKSKKVDTSRRKNKGKN